A genomic stretch from Myxocyprinus asiaticus isolate MX2 ecotype Aquarium Trade chromosome 24, UBuf_Myxa_2, whole genome shotgun sequence includes:
- the LOC127414813 gene encoding myosin heavy chain, fast skeletal muscle-like: MGDGEMECFGPAAIFLRKPERERIEAQNTPFDAKTAFFVVDADEMYLKGTLVSREGGKATVKTLVGGKTVTVKEDEIFPMNPPKFDKIEDMAMMTHLNEPAVLFNLKERYAAWMIYTYSGLFCVTVNPYKWLPVYDSVVVAGYRGKKRIEAPPHIFSISDNAYQFMLTDRENQSVLITGESGAGKTVNTKRVIQYFATVGAMSGGKKAEPVPGKMQGSLEDQIVAANPLLEAYGNAKTVRNDNSSRFGKFIRIHFGTTGKLASADIETYLLEKSRVTFQLSAERSYHIFYQLMTGHKPELLEALLITTNPYDYPMISMGEITVKSINDVEEFIATDTAIDILGFSADEKISIYKLTGAVMHHGNMKFKQKQREEQAEPDGTEVADKIAYLMGLNSADMLKALCYPRVKVGNEFVTKGQTVPQVNNAVSALCKSVYEKMFLWMVVRINEMLDTKQPRQFFIGVLDIAGFEIFDFNSLEQLCINFTNEKLQQFFNHHMFVLEQEEYKKEGIEWEFIDFGMDLAACIELIEKPMGIFSILEEECMFPKATDTSFKNKLHDQHLGKTAAFQKPKPAKGKAEAHFSLVHYAGTVDYNIGGWLDKNKDPLNDSVVQLYQKSSLKVLAFLYAAHGSAEEAGGGKKGGKKKGGSFQTVSALFRENLGKLMTNLRSTHPHFVRCLIPNESKTPGLMENYLVIHQLRCNGVLEGIRICRKGFPSRILYGDFKQRYKVLNASVIPEGQFIDNKKASEKLLGSIDVDHTQYKFGHTKVFFKAGLLGTLEEMRDEKLASLVTMTQALCRGYLMRREFVKMMERRESIYSIQYNIRSFMNVKHWPWMKLYFKIKPLLKSAETEKEMAAMKENYEKMKEDLAKALAKKKELEEKMVSLLQEKNDLQLQVAAESENLSDAEERCEGLIKSKIQLEAKLKETTERLEDEEEINAELTAKKRKLEDECSELKKDIDDLELTLAKVEKEKHATENKVKNLTEEMASQDESIAKLTKEKKALQESHQQTLDDLQAEEDKVNTLTKAKTKLEQQVDDLEGSLEQEKKLRMDLERAKRKLEGDLKLSQESIMDLENDKQQSEEKIKKKDFEISQLLSKTEDEQSLGAQLQKKIKELQARIEELEEEIEAERAARAKVEKQRADLSRELEEISERLEEAGGATAAQIEMNKKREAEFQKLRRDLEESTLQHEATAAALRKKQADSVAELGEQIDNLQRVKQKLEKEKSEYKMEIDDLSSNMEAVAKSKTNLEKMCRTLEDQLSEIKAKSDENIRQLNDINAQRARLQTENGEFSRQLEEKEALVSQLTRGKQAYTQQIEELKRHIEEEVKAKNALAHAVQSARHDCDLLREQFEEEQEAKAELQRGMSKANSEVAQWRTKYETDAIQRTEELEEAKKKLAQRLQEAEESIEAVNSKCASLEKTKQRLQGEVEDLMIDVERANSLAANLDKKQRNFDKVLAEWKQKYEESQAELEGAQKEARSLSTELFKMKNSYEEALDQLETLKRENKNLQQEISDLTEQLGETGKSIHELEKSKKTVESEKAEIQTALEEAEGTLEHEESKILRVQLELNQVKSEIDRKLAEKDEEMEQIKRNSQRVIDSMQSTLDSEVRSRNDALRVKKKMEGDLNEMEIQLSHANRQAAEAQKQLRNIQGQLKDAQLHLDEAVRGQEDMKEQVAMVERRNNLMQAEIEELRAALEQTERGRKVAEQELVDASERVGLLHSQNTSLINTKKKLEADLVQVQGEVDDAVQEARNAEEKAKKAITDAAMMAEELKKEQDTSAHLERMKKNLEVTVKDLQHRLDEAESLAMKGGKKQLQKLESRVRELESEVEAEQRRGADAVKGVRKYERRVKELTYQTEEDKKNVTRLQDLVDKLQLKVKAYKRQAEEAEEQANTHLSRYRKVQHEMEEAQERADIAESQVNKLRAKSRDAGKSKDEE, translated from the exons ATGGGTGACGGTGAAATGGAGTGTTTTGGCCCGGCGGCCATTTTCCTCCGGAAGCCAGAAAGAGAGAGGATTGAGGCTCAGAACACCCCGTTTGATGCCAAAACAGCTTTCTTTGTGGTAGATGCTGATGAGATGTACCTGAAAGGTACTCTTGTTAGCAGAGAAGGTGGCAAAGCCACTGTCAAAACTCTAGTTGGTGGGAAA ACTGTCACGGTGAAAGAAGATGAAATCTTCCCCATGAATCCTCCCAAGTTTGACAAAATTGAGGACATGGCCATGATGACCCACCTCAATGAGCCTGCTGTGCTGTTTAACCTCAAAGAGCGTTACGCAGCATGGATGATCTAT ACCTACTCTGGCTTGTTCTGCGTCACTGTCAATCCCTACAAGTGGCTTCCAGTGTACGATTCAGTTGTTGTGGCTGGATACAGAGGCAAAAAGAGGATTGAAGCCCCACCTCACATCTTCTCTATCTCTGACAATGCCTATCAGTTCATGCTCACTG ATCGTGAGAACCAGTCTGTTCTGATTAC TGGAGAATCTGGTGCAGGAAAGACTGTGAACACAAAACGTGTCATTCAATATTTTGCAACTGTTGGTGCAATGTCTGGAGGCAAAAAGGCAGAACCTGTCCCTGGAAAAATGCAG GGATCACTGGAGGACCAAATTGTTGCAGCCAACCCCCTGCTGGAGGCTTATGGTAATGCCAAGACTGTGAGGAATGACAACTCCTCCCGTTTT GGTAAATTCATCAGGATTCACTTTGGCACCACTGGAAAACTGGCTTCAGCTGATATTGAAACTT ATCTGCTGGAAAAGTCAAGAGTAACTTTCCAGCTGTCTGCTGAGAGGAGTTACCATATCTTCTACCAGCTCATGACTGGACACAAGCCAGAACTGCTCG AGGCCCTGCTCATCACCACCAATCCATACGACTATCCAATGATCAGCATGGGTGAAATCACTGTCAAGAGTATCAATGATGTGGAGGAGTTCATTGCTACAGAT ACTGCTATTGACATTCTGGGCTTCAGTGCTGATGAGAAGATTAGCATCTACAAGCTGACAGGTGCTGTGATGCATCATGGCAACATGAAGTTCAAACAGAAgcagagagaggagcaggctgaACCTGACGGCACTGAGG TGgctgataaaattgcttacctcaTGGGCCTGAACTCTGCTGACATGCTGAAAGCTTTGTGCTACCCAAGAGTTAAAGTCGGAAATGAGTTTGTTACCAAAGGCCAGACAGTTCCACAG GTAAACAATGCTGTCTCAGCTCTCTGCAAGTCTGTCTATGAGAAAATGTTCTTGTGGATGGTTGTCCGTATCAATGAGATGTTGGACACAAAGCAGCCAAGACAGTTCTTCATTGGTGTGCTGGACATTGCTGGATTTGAGATCTTCGAT TTCAACAGCTTGGAGCAGCTCTGCATCAACTTCACAAATGAGAAACTGCAACAGTTTTTCAACCACCACATGTTTGTGCTGGAGCAAGAGGAGTACAAGAAAGAAGGCATTGAGTGGGAGTTCATTGACTTTGGTATGGACTTGGCTGCCTGCATTGAGCTTATTGAGAAG CCAATGGGCATCTTCTCCATCCTTGAAGAGGAGTGCATGTTCCCCAAGGCCACAGACACAAGCTTCAAAAATAAGCTACATGATCAGCATCTCGGCAAAACTGCAGCCTTCCAAAAGCCAAAGCCTGCCAAAGGCAAGGCAGAGGCCCACTTCTCTCTGGTGCACTACGCTGGCACTGTTGACTACAACATTGGGGGCTGGTTGGACAAGAACAAGGACCCACTGAATGATTCAGTTGTGCAACTGTACCAGAAATCATCACTCAAAGTGCTGGCCTTCCTGTATGCCGCTCATGGATCTGCTGAAG AGGCAGGAGGTGGAAAGAAGGGAGGCAAGAAGAAGGGTGGTTCCTTCCAGACTGTGTCTGCACTGTTTAGG GAGAACTTGGGCAAGCTGATGACTAACCTGAGGAGCACTCACCCTCACTTTGTGCGCTGTTTGATTCCTAATGAGTCCAAGACTCCAG GTCTCATGGAGAACTACCTGGTCATCCACCAGCTCAGGTGTAATGGTGTGCTAGAGGGTATCAGAATTTGCAGAAAGGGTTTCCCCAGCAGAATCCTCTATGGTGACTTCAAGCAGAG ATACAAAGTATTAAATGCTAGTGTCATCCCTGAGGGACAGTTTATTGACAACAAAAAGGCTTCAGAGAAACTGTTGGGCTCAATTGATGTTGACCACACCCAGTACAAGTTTGGGCACACTAAG GTGTTTTTCAAAGCTGGTCTGCTGGGTACCCTTGAGGAGATGAGAGATGAGAAACTGGCATCGCTGGTTACCATGACTCAGGCTTTGTGCCGTGGATACCTCATGAGGAgagagtttgtcaaaatgatggagAGAAG AGAATCAATTTATAGCATTCAATACAACATTCGCTCATTTATGAATGTGAAACACTGGCCATGGATGAAGCTGTACTTCAAGATCAAGCCTCTTTTGAAGAGTGCAGAGACTGAGAAAGAAATGGCAGCCATGAAGGAGAATTATGAGAAAATGAAAGAAGATTTAGCAAAGGCATTGGCCAAGAAGAAGGAGCTTGAGGAGAAAATGGTGTCACTCCTACAGGAGAAAAATGACCTTCAGCTGCAAGTAGCAGCT GAATCTGAAAATCTCTCTGATGCTGAGGAGAGAtgtgaaggtctcattaaaagcaAGATCCAGCTTGAGGCCAAACTCAAAGAGACAACCGAGAGACTGGAGGATGAAGAGGAAATCAATGCTGAACTGACTGCAAAGAAGAGGAAACTGGAAGATGAATGCTCTGAGCTGAAGAAAGATATTGATGACTTGGAGCTCACCTTGGCAAAAGTGGAGAAGGAGAAACATGCAACTGAAAATAAG gTGAAAAACCTGACTGAGGAGATGGCCTCTCAGGATGAGAGCATTGCCAAGCTGACCAAAGAGAAGAAAGCCCTCCAAGAGTCACACCAGCAGACTCTTGATGACCTTCAGGCAGAGGAAGACAAAGTCAACACTCTGACTAAAGCTAAGACAAAGCTTGAGCAGCAAGTGGATGAT CTTGAGGGCTCACTGGAGCAAGAGAAGAAGCTCCGTATGGACCTTGAGAGAGCAAAGAGGAAACTTGAGGGTGATCTGAAACTGTCACAGGAGTCCATAATGGACCTGGAGAATGACAAACAGCAATCAGAGGAAAAGATCAAAAA GAAGGACTTTGAGATAAGTCAGCTTCTAAGCAAGACTGAAGATGAACAGTCTTTGGGAGCACAGCTTCAGAAGAAGATCAAAGAACTTCAG GCTCGTATTGAGGAGCTGGAAGAAGAAATTGAGGCTGAGCGAGCTGCTCGTGCTAAAGTAGAGAAGCAGAGAGCTGATCTCTCCAGGGAACTTGAAGAGATCAGTGAGAGGCTTGAGGAAGCTGGTGGAGCAACCGCTGCCCAGATTGAGATGAATAAGAAACGTGAAGCTGAATTCCAGAAGTTGCGTCGTGATCTTGAAGAGTCCACCTTGCAGCATGAAGCTACAGCAGCAGCTCTCCGGAAGAAGCAGGCAGACAGCGTGGCTGAGCTGGGAGAACAGATCGACAACCTCCAGCGTGTCAAGCAGAAGCTGGAAAAGGAGAAGAGTGAATACAAGATGGAAATTGATGACTTATCAAGCAACATGGAGGCTGTGGCTAAATCAAAG ACTAATTTAGAGAAGATGTGTCGAACTCTTGAAGATCAACTGAGTGAAATCAAGGCCAAGAGTGATGAAAATATTCGCCAACTGAATGACATCAATGCACAACGAGCAAGACTTCAGACTGAGAATG GTGAATTTAGCCGCCAACTGGAAGAGAAGGAAGCACTTGTTTCACAATTAACTAGAGGAAAACAGGCCTATACACAGCAGATTGAGGAGCTTAAGAGGCATATTGAGGAGGAAGTCAAg GCCAAGAACGCCCTGGCCCATGCGGTCCAGTCTGCCCGCCATGATTGTGATTTGCTCAGAGAGCAGTTTGAGGAGGAACAGGAGGCCAAAGCTGAACTGCAGCGTGGAATGTCTAAAGCCAACAGTGAGGTAGCTCAGTGGAGAACCAAATATGAAACTGATGCTATCCAACGTACTGAAGAGCTTGAGGAAGCCAA GAAAAAGTTGGCCCAGCGTCTTCAGGAAGCTGAAGAATCCATTGAGGCTGTGAACTCCAAGTGTGCCTCTCTGGAAAAGACCAAACAGAGACTGCAGGGTGAAGTAGAGGACCTCATGATTGATGTGGAGAGGGCAAATTCATTGGCAGCCAACCTTGACAAAAAGCAGAGAAACTTTGATAAG GTCCTGGCAGAGTGGAAACAGAAATATGAAGAAAGCCAGGCTGAACTGGAAGGTGCTCAGAAAGAAGCTCGTTCCCTTAGCACTGAGCTTTTCAAGATGAAGAACTCCTATGAGGAAGCTCTTGACCAGTTGGAGACCCTGAAGAGGGAGAACAAGAATTTGCAAC AGGAGATTTCTGACCTAACGGAGCAGCTTGGAGAGACTGGAAAGAGCATTCATGAGTTAGAGAAATCCAAAAAGACAGTGGAGTCAGAGAAAGCTGAGATCCAGACTGCACTTGAAGAAGCTGAG GGCACATTGGAGCATGAAGAGTCTAAGATTCTTCGTGTCCAGCTGGAACTGAACCAGGTCAAGAGTGAGATTGACAGGAAGCTGGCTGAGAAAGATGAGGAGATGGAACAGATAAAGAGAAACAGCCAAAGAGTGATTGATTCAATGCAGAGCACTCTGGACTCTGAGGTCAGGAGCAGAAATGATGCCCTTAGAGTCAAGAAGAAGATGGAGGGAGATCTTAATGAGATGGAGATTCAGCTGAGTCATGCCAACCGCCAGGCTGCTGAGGCCCAGAAGCAGCTCAGGAACATCCAAGGCCAGCTCAAG GATGCCCAACTGCACCTTGATGAAGCTGTCAGAGGACAGGAGGACATGAAGGAGCAGGTTGCCATGGTGGAGCGCAGAAATAATCTGATGCAAGCGGAGATTGAGGAGCTGAGAGCTGCACTGGAGCAAACAGAGAGAGGCCGCAAAGTGGCAGAGCAGGAGCTGGTTGATGCCAGTGAGCGTGTTGGACTGCTGCACTCTCAA aatacaagtCTCATTAACACCAAGAAGAAGCTTGAGGCTGATCTGGTTCAGGTTCAAGGCGAGGTAGATGATGCAGTCCAAGAGGCCAGAAATGCAGAGGAGAAGGCCAAAAAAGCCATAACTGAT GCTGCCATGATGGCTGAGGAGCTGAAGAAGGAGCAAGACACCAGTGCTCACCTGGAAAGGATGAAGAAGAACCTGGAGGTTACAGTCAAAGATCTGCAGCACCGTCTGGATGAGGCTGAGAGTCTGGCTATGAAAGGTGGCAAGAAACAGCTCCAGAAACTGGAGTCCAGG GTGCGCGAGTTGGAGTCTGAAGTTGAAGCTGAACAGAGGCGTGGTGCTGATGCTGTAAAAGGAGTGCGCAAATATGAGAGGAGAGTGAAGGAGCTCACCTACCAG ACTGAAGAAGACAAGAAGAATGTGACTAGACTGCAGGATCTGGTAGACAAGCTGCAGCTGAAAGTGAAGGCCTATAAGCGCCAGGCGGAGGAAGCT GAGGAACAGGCCAACACTCACCTGTCCAGGTACAGGAAGGTGCAGCATGAGATGGAGGAGGCTCAGGAGCGTGCTGACATCGCTGAGTCCCAGGTCAACAAGCTGAGAGCCAAGAGTCGTGATGCTGGAAAG AGTAAAGACGAAGAATAA